A segment of the Panacibacter ginsenosidivorans genome:
GATCATGGTTACGCTCGGTTCCATGTTCTCTGCAATATGGATCGTGGTGGCAAACAGCTGGCAGCAAACACCTGCAGGCTATCATATAGTAGGGCATGGGCTTGAAGCAAGAGCAGAGATCACTGATTTCTGGGCAATGGTATTCAATCCTTCATCAGTTGACAGGGTGCTGCATGTTTGGATCGGTGCTTTTCTTGCAGGTTCATTTCTTGTTATAAGCATCGCCTCTTATTACATTCTAAAGAACCGGTATGTTGAATTTGCTAAGAAAGCTTTTGGTATTGGATTAACAGTTGCGTTGTTATCTTCTTACGCACAATTCTTTGCAGGCAAAGCATCAGCAGAGATTGTTGCAAAATATCAACCCGTAAAGCTTGCGACTATAGAAGGTCACTTCGACAGCAGTGCAAGTGCCGACATGTATTTGTTTGGTTACATTGATACAAAAAATAAAACTACACATGGCGTTGCCATACCTGGCGGTTTGAGTTTTCTTACGCATTATGATTTCAATGCGCCGGTTGCAGGATTGAATGCATTTAAACCGCAAGACAGGCCACCAGCACTCAATATTGTTTTTCAATCTTATCACATTATGATCGCCATTGGCATGTTGCTGATTGCACTTACAACATTTGGTTTCATATTACTGAAGAAAAACAAGTTGTTCAATAAACGCTGGCTCATGCTTGTGTTTGCCTGGAGCGTGTTCTTGCCGCAGATCGCTAACCAGGTTGGGTGGTACACAGCAGAAACAGGCCGCCAGCCCTGGGTAGTTTATGGTTTATTGCGCACCAGCGATGCATTATCACAAGCTGTAACGGCTAACCAGGTTGTATTTTCGCTTATTTTGTTCACACTCGTTTATGCTTTGTTGTTTGCATTGTTTATCTTTTTATTAAACAGGAAAATACAACACGGCCCTGGTTATGAAAATGATGATGAAAGTGAAACGCACAGTCCGAGGCTTGAAGAAATGGCAGGAAGTTTTGGTGGTACCATCCCCTAAAAGGCAGTTAATATTTTTTTGGTAACGGGCTGTATTACTATTATTTGGCTTTTGTTGTGTCACTCACTTATACGCCTTGTTCTTTATTCGGCAATTAAAATCAAGCATCATAAATTATAAATCATCTCGATGGAAACTTTTCTCGGTATAGATTACAGCACCTGGTGGTTTCTGGTTGTTGGCGCAACTTTTACGGGGTATGCGATTCTGGATGGCTTTGATCTTGGTGCAGGAGCTATCCATTTATTCTTCAACAAAGAAGAAAGCAGAAGAATTGCACTTAATGCAATAGGCCCTGTATGGGATGGTAATGAAGTATGGCTTGTAATTGGTGGAGGAACTTTATTTGCAGGATTTCCCAAAGTATATGCCGCAGTGTTCTCAGCCTTTTATATTCCGTTCATGTTGTTTTTAATGGCGTTAATATTCCGCGCCATTTCTATAGAGTTCAGAAGTAAAGAACCCATGTTGTGGTGGCGGAAAATGTGGGATGTTAGTTATTGTATATCGAGTATTGTTGTAACGTTATCATTGGGTGTTGTATTAGGTAATGTGCTCATAGGTTTGCCCATTGATAAAGCAGGAAACTATATGGGCAGCACATTTGATTTTCTTAATCCATACGCATTGATGGTTGGCGTAACAACGCTTGCCTTATTCATGATGCATGGTGCTATTTACTTAGTAATGAAAACGGAAAAACGTTTATATACCAAACTCACCATCATTGTAAAGAATTCCACTATCTTTTTTGTGATCAGTGTTTTGCTGCTGAGTTTTTATACATTGTTGTATGTACCTCATTTGTCATTAAGGATAAAAGAAAATCCCTGGTTATTTTTTATTCCTGTGACAATGGTGTTGGCGGTTGCTAATATTGCCAGGAGAATTACACAACAACGATACCGGCAGGCATTTCTTTCATCTGCTGTTGTAATAAGTTTGTTACTGATATTAATAGCCGTAGAATTATATCCCAATCTTGTTTTGTCCAGCCTTGATGAAAAATATAACCTTACCGTGCTTAATGCCGCATCTTCTACAAAAAGTTTAAAAATCATGCTGATCGTTGCAGCTATTGGTGTGCCGTTGGTAGGAATTTATACAGGCTTTGTATATAAAACTTTTAAAGGTAAAGTGAAGTTAGATGAGATGAGCTATTAGGCTTAATCTTATTAAAATAATCCAAACAGCATTCCATCTATCTTAGTAATGATCTCTCCAAAGTCTTCTTCTTTATCAGCAAAATTATTTTTGTCAACATCAATGATCAAAAGCTGACCTTCTTTATAACTGTCGATCCATTTGTTATAGAGTTCATTTAGTTTCTTTAAATAATCAAGACGGATATTTTCTTCATATTCTCTGCCACGTTTTTGGATTTGACCAACTAAGGTGGGTACAGATGCTTTGAGATATATCAATAGATCCGGCGGCTGCACCATGGTTTTCAAAGTCTGGAAGAATTGAAAATAATTTTCAAAATCTCTTTTGCTCATCAAACCCATTTCATGCAGGTTGGGTGCAAAAATGTTGGCGTCTTCATAAATAGTTCTGTCCTGTATAATGGTTTCTGTGCCTCGTTGTATATCCAAAAGCTGGTTCAAACGGCTGTTCAAAAAATAGATCTGTAAGTTAAAACTCCAGCGGGGCATGTCTTCATAAAAATCCATCAGGTATGGATTATGATCAACATCTTCAAACTGGGGAATCCATTTATAGTGTTTGCTCAATAATTCTGTAAGGGTCGTTTTGCCGGCGCCTATATTGCCGGCCACTGCTACATGCTTTGGTTTTTTCAGCTTTGCCATGAAAGATATATGATTTGTATAACGGCCTTGTTAGAATTTTGAAGATAAAGTTTCGCTGCACATATCAGGCATATTCTGCGAAATTTATTTTCAATTTAATGTTTTATGCTGCATAATGAACAAAATGCACAAGTGTGCGACGCAACGATGTTTAATAGTAGTAACAAGGCCGGGCTCATGCCATTAAATTGTCCGCTATTAACCAGTGTAATTAACACCCATTGCCTTTCTTACTAATTGCAGCGTTGCATCTGCACTGGCCCTTGCCTTTTCTTTTCCACGCAATATTACTCTTGTGATCTCTTCTTTGTTGTTTTCAATGGCTTTGGCTCTTTCACGTATCGGCCCCATAAACCGTACCATATCTTCAGCAAGTTGCTTTTTCATATCACCGTAACGAATCACACAGTTATTAAAATCAGCTTCGAATTTTGCCACGGTGTCTTCACTGCTCACCAGTTTCATAAGACCGAAAACATTTTCAATATAATCTGGTTTAACTGAATGCAGTTCTGTTGGACCGCTGTCTGTTTTTGCTTTCATGATCTTCTTACGGATCAGTTCATCATCATCAGCAAGATATAATGTAGCCATCTGGTTAGCGCTCTTACTCATCTTTCCTGTTCCATCCAAACTCATGATCTTAATAAGGCCACCGCCATAACTAAATGCTTGTGGCAACGGAAAAATTTCACCATACCTGTGATTGAAGCGTTCTGCAAAATTCCTCGTCATTTCAATATGCTGCTCCTGGTCTTTGCCCACCGGCACTTTCAAGGCACGGTGAATTAAAATATCTGCGGCCTGTAACACAGGATAGGTAAGCAATCCGGCATTTACATTATTGGGATGTTGCCTTACTTTATCTTTAAACGTAGCTGTTTTTTCAAGCTCGCCTTTATAGGCCATCATGTTCAGGTAAAGGTATAGTTCAGCAATTTCGGGCACATCGCTTTGCACATACAACACACATTTTTCGGGGTCAAGACCTACTGCAAGCAATTCGCCCATCAGGCGGTAAACATTGCTTTGTAATTCTTTCGTGTCGGGATGTGTGGTAAGGCTATGCCAGTCTACTACGCAGATATAACAATCGTATTCTTCCTGCATACGCACCCAATCACGCATGGCGCCAAAATAATTGCCCAGGTGCACAAAACCCGTGGGCCTTATCCCACTTAAAACGGTCTCTTTTTTCATAAGCGGCGAAGATAAGGAGAGTTTATAGTTTGTAATTTTTTTATGAGCCCGTCTGTATTAATACTATTAAGCATTGTTGCGTCGCACACTTCAGGGCTTTGTTCATTTGTAGACATGAAAATAACAAGTCTGCACAGATGTGCATTCCATTTTACGCCCACTTTTTAAAATTCATTTACCTTCGCAGCAATTTTTAAAATCAGGTGCACAGCACAGCTTTGTTTCAATACGCTCACAAATTATGACTGAAAAAATACTCATTCTCGATTTCGGAAGCCAATATACCCAGTTAATTGCCCGTGCTGTAAGAGAAGCCAATGTGTATTGCGAGATCATTCCTTACCACAAAAAATTTGAAGCAGACAGTTCTCTAAAAGGTATCATTTTGAGTGGCTCTCCGTTTAGTGTCAATGAAGAAAATGCACCATCTGTTGATGTGGCTGAATTTATAAATAAATTGCCTGTATTAGGTATTTGTTATGGCGCACAGCTTACTGCCAAAGCTTTTGGTGGCAGGGTTGATAAGTCAAACAAACGTGAATTCGGCAGGGCTAAACTGGTAAAAAGCAAGGAAGATATTTTATTGCAAAACGTGGTTGACCATTCGCAGGTATGGATGAGCCACAGCGATTCCATAACGCAATTGCCAGAAGGGTTTGAACTGCTGGCAACGACTGACAGCATTCCTATTGCTGCATTCAGAAAACATCAGAATGGCAGCGCTAAAGCTTTATATGGTATACAATTCCATCCTGAAGTTTATCATTCCACAGAAGGTAAAAAGATCCTTCATAATTTCCTCGTTAATATCTGTGGCTGTTCGCAAAACTGGACGCCGGCTTCTTTTGTTCAGGAAACAGTTGCACAACTTAAACAACAGATCGGTGATGCACATGTGATCATGGCTTTAAGTGGTGGTGTGGATAGTACTGTTGCTGCAACATTGATCAGCAAAGCAATTGGCAGCCGGTTGCATGGCATTTTTGTAAACAACGGTGTACTTAGAAAAAATGAATTCGAGAAAGTATTAGAAACTTATAAGCAACTCGACCTGAATGTAAAAGGCGTTGATGCATCAAAAACATTTTATGATGCACTGGCAGGTAAAACAGATCCGGAAGCAAAACGTAAAGTAATTGGTAAATTATTTATAGATGTTTTCCAGGAAGAATCTCAAAAACTAAACTATATTAGATTTTTAGGCCAAGGTACCATCTATCCTGACGTTATAGAAAGTATAAGTGTGCATGGCCCTTCAGTTACTATCAAATCTCATCATAATGTTGGTGGATTACCGGATACAATGCATTTGAGTTTGATTGAACCTTTGCGTTTTCTTTTTAAAGATGAAGTAAGAAAAGTTGGTCTTGAATTAGGCATTCCTTCCGATATGATCAATCGCCATCCTTTCCCTGGCCCGGGGCTTGCTATCCGAATTTTGGGAGAAGTAACCGAAGAAAAAGCTAAATTACTACAGGACGCAGATGATGTTTACGTTAAAGCACTTAAAAGTCATGATCTTTATAATAAAGTTTGGCAGGCAGGTGCAATATTACTGCCTGTAAAAAGTGTTGGTGTAATGGGCGATGAAAGAACATACGAATACACTGTTGCATTGCGTGCTGTAACTTCTGTAGATGGTATGACGGCAGACTGGGCACATTTACCTTATGAATTCCTGGCGCATGTTTCAAACGAGATCATTAATAATGTGCGTGGTATAAACCGTGTGGTGTATGATATCAGCAGCAAACCACCTGCAACCATTGAGTGGGAATAAGGCTCAGAAATCTGGCAATATTATTGCCTGTTAGTAGTACTAAAAAATACCCGGATTGCTACGATGAATAAATTAAGATTATTTCTCTTACAGATACTTTTATTTGTTTGTGTATTTGCCTGTACCATTAAAAATGTGGAAGCACAATCTTCTGACACGCCGCTTCGTATAGCAATATTGGCACCTTTGTATATTGACTCTGCATTCGATAATAATGTTTACAAGCTTAGTAATACCAACATGCCGAAATATATTTTGCAGGGTCTTGATTTTTATAACGGCGTAATGTTGGCAATTGATTCTTTGAAAAAAGAAGGACAGGAATTAGATGTTTGGATCTATGATACTAAAAAGAAAGACCGCACTACAGATGCATTGGCTAATGAAATAGCCCCACTTCATTTTTCACTTATTATTGCGGATTTTTCTAATCTCACAGAACAAAAAAGATTTTCAGAATTTTCTTTCACTAATAATATTCCATTGGTTTCTGCAACATATCCAAATGATGCTTACGTAACGGGTAACCCTTTTTTCATCATGCTTAATTCAACGTTGAAAACGCATGTGGAAGGTTTGTATAAATACCTGCAACGTACTTACCCGGTTGGAAAGTTTTTATATGTAACACGCAAAGGAAGTATGGAAGAAAAGATAATGAGTATGTATGCAGATGCGGGAAAGAAAACCTACCCAATTAAATACAAAACAGTTGAATTGCCCGATGATTTTACAGAAGACCAGTTGCTTCCATTACTTGACAGTAACCAACAAAATGTTGTTATTTGCGGCAGCCTTGATGAGAACTTCAGCACCAACCTAATAAGAACACTTGATCAATCTGTTACTTTCCCGGTAACACTTGCCGGATCACCAACATGGGATGGTTTAAGAGCTGTGCTAAGAACGGAAAATGAAAATATTTCCATTGTTTATTCTACACCTTTCAACTATACAGGAACAGATAATGTTATTTCAAATCTCAGAAGCCAGTATAAACAAAAATTAAATGCACGCCCAAGCGATATGGCTTTTAAAGGTTTTGAAAGCATGTATTACTTCAGCAGGTTATTGCTGAAATACAATAACGACATGCTTAATAATTTATCTGACACAAAATTTAAGATTGCCAATAGTTTTATGCTGCAGCCTGTAAAACTTGTTGATAATGCACAGGTGCCGGATT
Coding sequences within it:
- a CDS encoding cytochrome ubiquinol oxidase subunit I: MDVEILSRIQFAFTISFHYIYPPLSIGLGLCMVLMEGLYLRTGNAMYEEMTKFFTKIFALIFGIGVATGIVMEFEFGTNWATYSKYVGDVFGSALAAEGIFAFALESGFLGVLLFGWNRVSKGMHFFATIMVTLGSMFSAIWIVVANSWQQTPAGYHIVGHGLEARAEITDFWAMVFNPSSVDRVLHVWIGAFLAGSFLVISIASYYILKNRYVEFAKKAFGIGLTVALLSSYAQFFAGKASAEIVAKYQPVKLATIEGHFDSSASADMYLFGYIDTKNKTTHGVAIPGGLSFLTHYDFNAPVAGLNAFKPQDRPPALNIVFQSYHIMIAIGMLLIALTTFGFILLKKNKLFNKRWLMLVFAWSVFLPQIANQVGWYTAETGRQPWVVYGLLRTSDALSQAVTANQVVFSLILFTLVYALLFALFIFLLNRKIQHGPGYENDDESETHSPRLEEMAGSFGGTIP
- the cydB gene encoding cytochrome d ubiquinol oxidase subunit II, whose amino-acid sequence is METFLGIDYSTWWFLVVGATFTGYAILDGFDLGAGAIHLFFNKEESRRIALNAIGPVWDGNEVWLVIGGGTLFAGFPKVYAAVFSAFYIPFMLFLMALIFRAISIEFRSKEPMLWWRKMWDVSYCISSIVVTLSLGVVLGNVLIGLPIDKAGNYMGSTFDFLNPYALMVGVTTLALFMMHGAIYLVMKTEKRLYTKLTIIVKNSTIFFVISVLLLSFYTLLYVPHLSLRIKENPWLFFIPVTMVLAVANIARRITQQRYRQAFLSSAVVISLLLILIAVELYPNLVLSSLDEKYNLTVLNAASSTKSLKIMLIVAAIGVPLVGIYTGFVYKTFKGKVKLDEMSY
- a CDS encoding deoxynucleoside kinase, yielding MAKLKKPKHVAVAGNIGAGKTTLTELLSKHYKWIPQFEDVDHNPYLMDFYEDMPRWSFNLQIYFLNSRLNQLLDIQRGTETIIQDRTIYEDANIFAPNLHEMGLMSKRDFENYFQFFQTLKTMVQPPDLLIYLKASVPTLVGQIQKRGREYEENIRLDYLKKLNELYNKWIDSYKEGQLLIIDVDKNNFADKEEDFGEIITKIDGMLFGLF
- the trpS gene encoding tryptophan--tRNA ligase, with the protein product MKKETVLSGIRPTGFVHLGNYFGAMRDWVRMQEEYDCYICVVDWHSLTTHPDTKELQSNVYRLMGELLAVGLDPEKCVLYVQSDVPEIAELYLYLNMMAYKGELEKTATFKDKVRQHPNNVNAGLLTYPVLQAADILIHRALKVPVGKDQEQHIEMTRNFAERFNHRYGEIFPLPQAFSYGGGLIKIMSLDGTGKMSKSANQMATLYLADDDELIRKKIMKAKTDSGPTELHSVKPDYIENVFGLMKLVSSEDTVAKFEADFNNCVIRYGDMKKQLAEDMVRFMGPIRERAKAIENNKEEITRVILRGKEKARASADATLQLVRKAMGVNYTG
- the guaA gene encoding glutamine-hydrolyzing GMP synthase, whose product is MTEKILILDFGSQYTQLIARAVREANVYCEIIPYHKKFEADSSLKGIILSGSPFSVNEENAPSVDVAEFINKLPVLGICYGAQLTAKAFGGRVDKSNKREFGRAKLVKSKEDILLQNVVDHSQVWMSHSDSITQLPEGFELLATTDSIPIAAFRKHQNGSAKALYGIQFHPEVYHSTEGKKILHNFLVNICGCSQNWTPASFVQETVAQLKQQIGDAHVIMALSGGVDSTVAATLISKAIGSRLHGIFVNNGVLRKNEFEKVLETYKQLDLNVKGVDASKTFYDALAGKTDPEAKRKVIGKLFIDVFQEESQKLNYIRFLGQGTIYPDVIESISVHGPSVTIKSHHNVGGLPDTMHLSLIEPLRFLFKDEVRKVGLELGIPSDMINRHPFPGPGLAIRILGEVTEEKAKLLQDADDVYVKALKSHDLYNKVWQAGAILLPVKSVGVMGDERTYEYTVALRAVTSVDGMTADWAHLPYEFLAHVSNEIINNVRGINRVVYDISSKPPATIEWE